A region from the Arcanobacterium buesumense genome encodes:
- a CDS encoding catalase — translation MTRRPTPPASSAEPTGSTMYNGAPADSDRNSLSQGNLGPLLLHDVHLVDTLAHFNRESVPERRPHAKGAGAFGTFTVTQDVSKWTKADFLQPGKTTRTLTRFSTVAGEMGSPDTWRDVRGFSTRFYTEEGNFDLVGNNTPVFFIRDPMKFPHFIHSQKRLASNGLRDNNMQWDFWTLNPETAHQVSYLMGPRGLPKSWRTMNGYSSHTYMWINAAGERFWVKYHFISEQGVENLTNAEAEILAGKDAEYHRRDLWNAIAEGNFPSWKLSVQVMPYEEAKTYRINPFDLTKVWPHADYPLHEVGMLTLNENPENYFAQIEQAAFAPSNYVPGTGFSPDKMLLGRVFAYADAQRYRIGPNYDQLPVNQPIPEVTTYKHDGPMTYHHVGSAPTYAPNSMGKPFSDFEGRVEDGWEADGEMIRAAYELREDDDDFSQAHDLVRNVYTEQEREDLVDTLVSATEGTNDEVFERVIWYWTNVDEEVGAKLRERANR, via the coding sequence ATGACTCGTCGTCCTACTCCACCGGCATCCTCGGCTGAACCAACCGGCTCAACTATGTATAACGGAGCTCCTGCCGATTCCGATCGCAACTCGCTCTCGCAAGGAAATCTTGGCCCGCTCTTGCTCCACGATGTTCACCTCGTCGATACGCTTGCACATTTCAATCGCGAATCGGTGCCCGAACGCCGCCCGCACGCTAAAGGCGCAGGTGCGTTCGGCACGTTCACCGTTACGCAGGACGTGTCCAAGTGGACCAAAGCTGATTTTCTTCAACCGGGGAAGACCACTCGAACTCTAACTCGCTTTTCCACCGTCGCCGGTGAAATGGGTTCGCCCGATACTTGGCGTGACGTTCGTGGCTTCTCCACCCGCTTCTACACCGAAGAAGGCAACTTCGACCTGGTAGGTAACAACACTCCAGTATTCTTTATCCGCGACCCGATGAAGTTCCCACACTTTATTCATTCCCAAAAGCGCCTCGCCTCTAACGGGTTACGCGACAACAATATGCAATGGGATTTTTGGACGCTCAACCCAGAAACCGCACACCAAGTTTCCTATCTTATGGGCCCGCGAGGTCTACCGAAGTCGTGGCGTACCATGAACGGCTACTCCTCACATACCTACATGTGGATCAATGCCGCCGGGGAACGTTTCTGGGTCAAGTACCATTTCATTTCCGAACAAGGTGTGGAAAACTTAACCAACGCTGAGGCCGAAATTTTGGCTGGCAAGGACGCCGAATATCACCGTCGAGACCTATGGAATGCAATCGCAGAAGGCAATTTCCCATCCTGGAAGCTCTCCGTTCAGGTCATGCCTTACGAGGAAGCCAAGACCTATCGCATCAACCCCTTCGATTTGACTAAAGTGTGGCCACACGCAGATTACCCATTGCATGAGGTGGGTATGTTGACGTTGAACGAAAATCCGGAGAACTACTTCGCGCAGATCGAGCAGGCCGCATTCGCGCCGTCGAACTATGTGCCCGGAACTGGCTTCTCGCCAGATAAAATGCTGTTGGGTCGCGTTTTCGCCTACGCTGATGCTCAACGCTACCGGATCGGGCCAAACTACGACCAGCTACCGGTTAACCAGCCAATTCCCGAGGTCACAACGTATAAACATGACGGCCCGATGACTTACCATCATGTGGGTTCGGCTCCAACCTACGCTCCGAACTCCATGGGTAAGCCGTTCTCTGATTTTGAAGGACGAGTTGAAGACGGCTGGGAAGCTGACGGAGAGATGATTCGCGCTGCTTACGAGCTTCGCGAAGACGACGACGATTTCAGCCAAGCCCATGACTTGGTCCGGAACGTCTACACCGAGCAAGAACGTGAGGATCTTGTTGATACGTTGGTGAGCGCGACCGAAGGCACGAACGACGAAGTTTTCGAACGTGTGATTTGGTATTGGACGAACGTAGATGAAGAGGTTGGCGCTAAGCTGCGGGAACGGGCTAACCGGTAG
- a CDS encoding MFS transporter, translating into MTPSQSLQTALQQIDSRPLTRHQKSLIGLVIAGNIAEFFDMFLIGFVVSLLTGPWQLSGMQAGIILACSGLGTVLGAIIWGRLADNIGRKRAFFWCVLMFSVFTLASVFTPERGWVMLAMLRILVGIGVGGLNIVSIPYVQEFVPAKHRGFLSGLASVFIPLGLFLGALAQWGFGDNWRGLIALGALPILLLFWLHTVPESPRFLLVHGRPDQARQSLAWALELPVEEVGALPSSHETQSSSYRTVFRYHWRSLLIVAAGTFSFVLGSATIQSWGQTLLHEGYLLSTTTVATLFMFVSLADLLGRLGVAWLADKIGRRPTILMCGVFGAGGSFLMAFSASLGAGGSWVMFFAGVVIAMAFGDGAFGILNAFGAEQFPNHVRATGLGLGYGLGASAKIFGPLAMGLLIGGSVVKQEVTLNAVVPAFILFAALLFAAGLIYMFAKETNGTSLDAL; encoded by the coding sequence ATGACGCCCTCACAATCTCTCCAAACCGCCCTCCAGCAAATCGATTCGCGCCCGCTTACCCGCCACCAAAAGTCGCTCATCGGCCTGGTGATTGCCGGAAATATCGCAGAGTTCTTCGACATGTTCCTCATTGGCTTCGTTGTTTCTCTCCTGACCGGCCCTTGGCAACTGTCCGGCATGCAAGCAGGAATCATCCTCGCCTGCTCGGGGCTCGGCACTGTGTTGGGTGCGATTATCTGGGGCAGGCTGGCAGATAACATCGGTCGCAAACGCGCCTTCTTCTGGTGCGTCCTCATGTTCTCCGTTTTCACTCTAGCCTCAGTTTTCACTCCCGAGCGTGGCTGGGTCATGCTCGCGATGTTGCGAATACTGGTGGGAATTGGTGTGGGTGGGCTTAACATTGTCTCGATTCCGTATGTCCAAGAGTTCGTCCCGGCCAAACATCGCGGGTTCCTCTCCGGGCTGGCCTCGGTTTTTATTCCGCTCGGCCTATTTTTAGGTGCGCTTGCGCAGTGGGGGTTTGGTGACAACTGGCGTGGGCTGATTGCCTTGGGTGCGCTGCCCATCCTCTTACTTTTCTGGCTACACACGGTTCCCGAATCTCCGCGGTTCCTCCTGGTTCACGGCCGGCCGGACCAGGCGCGACAATCCTTAGCTTGGGCGCTCGAACTTCCCGTTGAGGAGGTCGGTGCACTACCGTCGTCGCACGAAACCCAATCATCCTCCTATCGCACGGTTTTTCGCTACCACTGGCGTTCGCTCCTCATCGTTGCTGCCGGCACGTTCAGTTTCGTCCTTGGTTCGGCCACGATTCAGTCCTGGGGCCAGACGTTACTTCACGAAGGCTATTTGTTATCGACGACGACGGTCGCCACGCTGTTCATGTTCGTTTCCCTTGCGGACTTGCTGGGTCGGCTAGGGGTAGCTTGGCTTGCCGATAAAATCGGGCGGCGCCCGACGATACTGATGTGCGGTGTATTCGGGGCTGGCGGCTCATTCCTAATGGCATTCTCGGCATCATTAGGTGCCGGCGGTTCCTGGGTGATGTTCTTCGCCGGGGTGGTAATAGCGATGGCGTTCGGCGACGGTGCGTTCGGCATCCTCAACGCTTTTGGTGCCGAACAGTTCCCGAACCATGTGCGGGCCACCGGCCTGGGCTTGGGCTATGGGTTAGGCGCCTCGGCAAAAATCTTCGGCCCGCTAGCGATGGGGCTTTTGATCGGTGGGAGTGTGGTCAAACAAGAAGTGACCTTAAACGCCGTTGTACCGGCTTTTATATTGTTTGCTGCCTTGCTGTTTGCAGCTGGTCTTATCTATATGTTCGCAAAGGAAACGAACGGGACATCGTTGGATGCGCTATAA
- a CDS encoding DpnI domain-containing protein, which produces MNLKLDMSLVQGYRSSSQQIRVASEAWVAQHVYCPYCGNPKLDHFENNRPVADLFCGQCAAQYELKSKSGKIGSKITDGAYSTMIERISSNQNPDLFVMSYDKDSYVINSLLMVPKYFFAPKVIEKRKPLADTARRAGWVGCNILFSEIP; this is translated from the coding sequence ATGAATCTGAAATTAGATATGAGTCTCGTTCAAGGGTATCGGAGTAGCTCCCAACAGATCCGTGTTGCTAGTGAAGCTTGGGTTGCTCAGCATGTTTATTGCCCGTATTGCGGGAATCCGAAGCTCGATCATTTTGAAAATAACCGTCCAGTTGCCGATTTGTTTTGTGGCCAATGCGCGGCGCAATATGAGCTGAAAAGTAAGTCTGGAAAAATAGGCAGCAAAATCACTGATGGTGCGTATTCGACAATGATTGAACGGATATCAAGCAATCAGAATCCTGATTTATTCGTGATGTCTTATGATAAGGACTCCTACGTCATCAACAGTTTACTGATGGTTCCGAAGTACTTCTTCGCGCCGAAAGTCATTGAAAAGAGAAAACCGCTGGCAGATACGGCAAGACGTGCTGGTTGGGTGGGATGCAATATCTTATTTAGTGAAATTCCGTAG
- a CDS encoding nucleotidyl transferase AbiEii/AbiGii toxin family protein encodes MTERRYRTARALELAVKESAKKSSQDTNRAIEGYYAGRFLERIFSEDPPAFILKGGRGMLARTIDARYTRDTDVVYNGHDLEEAVAELKRIARIDLGDYLEYTVEPDPQLIASNQEYRDGYRVKISVLFGKTKKLNAITLDLVVDRIAIEETDAIEPANRLSVEGIPVFTYRVYPVVNAIADKVCATMQRYEGGRASSRVRDLVDLIIYMRNEDIDGDALSKQLASEARIRRLGTLDSFHVPEDWLSKYSDGFRRIAKEAKLPVELQNIATAEALVKTCIDPALAGETGGAVWDSRNLRWEKRRQEQ; translated from the coding sequence ATGACTGAACGCCGTTATCGCACTGCGCGTGCGCTTGAGCTCGCGGTCAAAGAGAGCGCGAAAAAATCTTCCCAGGATACGAACCGCGCGATAGAAGGGTATTATGCGGGGAGGTTTCTAGAAAGAATATTTAGTGAAGATCCGCCAGCTTTTATCCTCAAAGGTGGGAGAGGTATGCTCGCTCGTACGATTGACGCGAGATATACGCGAGATACCGACGTCGTCTACAACGGCCACGATCTCGAAGAAGCTGTTGCCGAGCTCAAGCGTATCGCAAGAATTGACCTTGGCGATTATCTTGAATATACGGTTGAGCCCGATCCGCAACTGATCGCCAGTAATCAAGAATATCGCGATGGTTATCGAGTAAAGATATCGGTGCTTTTCGGTAAAACGAAGAAACTCAATGCAATAACGCTTGACCTCGTTGTTGATCGTATTGCGATTGAAGAAACAGATGCTATTGAACCGGCAAATCGATTGAGTGTCGAGGGGATTCCGGTATTCACCTATCGTGTTTATCCAGTAGTGAATGCTATAGCGGATAAAGTATGTGCAACTATGCAACGCTATGAAGGAGGCCGAGCCTCCAGTCGGGTTAGAGACCTCGTGGACCTCATTATTTACATGCGAAATGAAGACATTGATGGAGATGCGCTTTCAAAACAACTAGCGTCAGAAGCACGGATTCGACGGCTAGGGACGCTGGATTCATTCCATGTTCCAGAGGATTGGCTGAGCAAGTACTCAGATGGTTTCCGAAGGATAGCTAAAGAAGCAAAGCTTCCGGTAGAGCTACAAAATATTGCGACTGCTGAAGCGCTAGTAAAAACTTGTATTGACCCGGCTCTAGCGGGAGAAACCGGCGGGGCTGTATGGGATTCTCGTAATTTGCGTTGGGAGAAGAGACGGCAAGAACAATGA